A window from Cryobacterium sp. PAMC25264 encodes these proteins:
- a CDS encoding squalene/phytoene synthase family protein, with protein sequence MSRDTAGTRTSALPTTLGTYNAAALASSATVIGHYSTSFGLAARLLAPGVREDVRTIYALVRIADEIVDGAAAEAGIDLAGQRELLDDLEQETERAMTRGFSTNLVVHAFALTARRVGIEPALTRPFFASMRRDLDPAPFTAASVAEYIYGSAEVVGLMCLQSFLQDSPRTPAERAELVHGARSLGAAFQKVNFLRDLAADRDALGRNYFPGIDLARLTDPQKDLLLDDMDADLEAAERVLPLLPTGSRRAVTAAHHLFARLSARLRETPAHELMSTRVRVPDPEKLMIALSSSLGPQAWRR encoded by the coding sequence ATGAGCCGCGACACCGCGGGGACCCGCACCAGCGCCCTGCCCACCACTCTCGGTACCTACAATGCCGCCGCCCTCGCCAGTTCCGCCACGGTGATCGGGCACTACTCGACGTCGTTCGGACTCGCCGCCCGCCTCCTGGCGCCCGGTGTGCGCGAGGATGTGCGCACCATCTACGCTCTCGTGCGGATCGCCGACGAGATCGTCGACGGCGCCGCCGCCGAGGCCGGCATCGACTTGGCCGGCCAGCGCGAGCTGCTGGACGACCTGGAGCAGGAGACCGAGCGCGCCATGACCCGGGGCTTCAGCACCAACCTGGTGGTGCACGCTTTCGCCCTCACCGCCCGCCGCGTGGGGATCGAGCCCGCACTCACCCGCCCGTTCTTCGCGTCGATGCGCCGCGACCTCGACCCGGCGCCCTTCACGGCCGCAAGCGTCGCGGAGTACATCTACGGCTCGGCGGAGGTCGTGGGGCTGATGTGCCTGCAGAGCTTCCTGCAGGACTCCCCCCGCACCCCCGCTGAGCGGGCCGAGCTGGTCCACGGTGCCCGCAGCCTCGGCGCGGCCTTCCAGAAGGTCAACTTCCTCCGCGATCTGGCCGCCGACCGCGATGCGCTCGGCCGGAACTACTTCCCCGGAATCGACCTGGCCCGGCTCACCGACCCGCAGAAAGACCTCCTGCTCGACGACATGGACGCCGACCTCGAGGCCGCCGAGCGGGTCCTTCCGCTGCTGCCGACCGGCAGCCGACGCGCCGTGACGGCCGCACACCACCTGTTCGCCAGGCTGTCTGCGAGACTGCGGGAGACCCCCGCCCACGAATTGATGAGCACCCGCGTGCGAGTGCCGGATCCGGAGAAACTGATGATCGCCCTGTCGTCCTCGCTCGGCCCGCAGGCGTGGCGCCGATGA